The DNA sequence ACACGGTCGTGATCCAACGATTCTCCAGGGATAACAATAGGTATGCCAGGAGGGTAGGGACAAATCAGATCAGCTGATATAGAGCCTACTGCGTCATTTAACAAAACAAAATGCGACCGTCCTCTAGAAGCCAAGGAACATGAACATCTAGGAATTGTCAAAAAAGGAACTTTTGGGAAGGTAAATGGTGGGTATATCTCATCAGAGATTTTTTTTTCAAGCATTCCGTGCCATTGCTTGTCCAATGCCCTTACGAAACCTTTGGGAGATGCAAACCCCATGCAAAATGTAAGTGTCCCAGGCTCTGGTAGTTCTGCAACGATTCTCTTCTTGATAAACCAGTCATCTGCTCTAAACCCACTTATTCCTTCAGATGATGTATGCAAAATTATGCGTAATGGATCATCAGTTTTAAGTAAAGGTACTCCAAGAGTTAAAAGTCGCGAATAGACATCTCTACAAGAATCAATTTGAGAGATCAATCTTCTTTGGCCAGCCCTGCTGCACAAGTCTCGGAGTGTAGCCTCACAAGAAGAAAGCAATAAAGAGCTTGGACTAGTTGTCTGAAACATCCCCAAGCTCCTTTCGATTGTTATAGGGTCAATCAAATTTCCCTGGGACCAAAGAACCGCCGTCTGTCCAATACCGGTCGAAGATTTATGAAGTGAATGAACAACAAGATCGGCGCCTGCTCTTAATGCCGAATGAGGTAAATCCCTGGAAATATTTGCTGCAAAATATGTCCCATGCGCTTCATCTACTAAAACTGATATTCCATAGTTATGAAGACGCTCTATTAATGGAGTCAAGTCAGATGCGTAGCCATGATAAGTAGGGTTTACCAATACAGCGGCTACGATCTTTATACCTGAAGAAACTACTGAATTAAGAACTTTATTTAACCAATTCAAGTCTGGAGGTGACGTATGACCTCTATCAGCCATATAAGGCAGGTCAAATAGAATTGGTTGTATATCACCAAGAACACAAGCCTGGATTAAACTTCTATGTATATTTCGTGGCATTAAAACAGCCTCAGAAGGCTTAGCCATTGACAAAAGGGAAGCTTGCAATAATCCCGTAGCGCCATTGACGCCATACCAACAATGATCTACTCCGAAATCCTTCGCAGACTTCTCTTGACTAATTGCAATTGCCCCTGTTGAGACTAAGGTGCTTCCTATATCAGGAAGTTCAGGCAAGTCCCAAACCCCTGGACTTTGTCTTAAAAGTTTTCTGAACTCCCTTGGTAATGCAGCACCACGACCATGAGCTGGCAAGAATAAATTCTGGCCGCGATTAAAAGTAAGCAAGGCAGATAGCCTCATGAGATTATGGTGGTATTTCTAAAGTGTTTGAATAAAGTTGAGGTTTAGGCAATTGGAGTTTCCCAATAAGTCTTCAGTCAAAATAGATTCCATGGTTATAGGTTATGACGCTAGCCGAGATTTCTTATGGTTACTAGTTCAGCCATGGATATGGATACCTAGAATAATCATAATTATTGTCTCGATAAGCATATTTGCATTCAAATTATTTTTTCTTGGTCAAAGTAAGAGTAGCAATATTCAAAGAGGGCTAGCGA is a window from the Prochlorococcus marinus str. MIT 9211 genome containing:
- a CDS encoding lysine decarboxylase is translated as MRLSALLTFNRGQNLFLPAHGRGAALPREFRKLLRQSPGVWDLPELPDIGSTLVSTGAIAISQEKSAKDFGVDHCWYGVNGATGLLQASLLSMAKPSEAVLMPRNIHRSLIQACVLGDIQPILFDLPYMADRGHTSPPDLNWLNKVLNSVVSSGIKIVAAVLVNPTYHGYASDLTPLIERLHNYGISVLVDEAHGTYFAANISRDLPHSALRAGADLVVHSLHKSSTGIGQTAVLWSQGNLIDPITIERSLGMFQTTSPSSLLLSSCEATLRDLCSRAGQRRLISQIDSCRDVYSRLLTLGVPLLKTDDPLRIILHTSSEGISGFRADDWFIKKRIVAELPEPGTLTFCMGFASPKGFVRALDKQWHGMLEKKISDEIYPPFTFPKVPFLTIPRCSCSLASRGRSHFVLLNDAVGSISADLICPYPPGIPIVIPGESLDHDRVNWMIEQNKLWPNQIPSQIRVLY